A genomic window from Elaeis guineensis isolate ETL-2024a chromosome 3, EG11, whole genome shotgun sequence includes:
- the LOC105033287 gene encoding receptor protein kinase TMK1-like: MPVATFLSFRIPDGLNPLRPSHSKPSIPLPFQPRSPFPSPLFLLPTMETQPRFLCRHQHHNHPSVLLVLIAAVLLSAARFTAAQTDATDTAIMRTLAKALDPSGKLNWSASTDPCTSWDGVRCSGGRVTDVLVSHRGISGSLPPDIRNLSALVRLEVMINNLSGPLPSLAGLGALTTVFLANNSFSSIPDDFFSGLNSLTNVYLDTNPFAAWTIPSSLRAASGLVNFSANGVNLTGTIPDFLGTDFPSFYHLALAGNNLTGSIPSSFAASPLNSLWVNNQKGGGLSGRIDVVQNMTNLKQLFLMSNSFTGPIPDLSRLENLYDLDLRDNQLTGPVPSSLTSLKSLRSVVLTNNLLQGQVPVFPSSVKVELDPTTERFCLTDGSACDPRVNVLLSIAKSVYYPTYLANNWKGNDPCNGFAGITCDPSGNITSVVLQKLDLNGTISPDFQLLPKLQKLVLSGNHLNGSIPSELTNLKYLQLLDVSNNALWGKVPSFGGNVSVNTDGNSNIGKDAGNGGNPGTDSPDSRSADNGGRKKSIGVIVSSIVGAICGALLIGYLGRKLFCWRRKKQIKVQKTDNMVIHQKNSGSDTELLKAAATSIANGTDSGPNIIAEPGSMVVSIQLLREVTDNFSEDNILGRGGFGTVYKGELHDGSMIAVKRMETGAMGSKGLNEFKSEISVLTKVRHRHLVSLLGYCLEENERILVYEHMPQGTLSHHLFDWLKLQLKPLEWKKRLTIALDVARGVEYLHSLANQTFIHRDLKPSNILLGDNMRAKVADFGLVRLVPEDNHSIETRLAGTFGYLAPEYAVMGRVTTKADIFSFGVILMELITGKKAIDTTQPEESMHLATWFRRMHLNKDAFQKAIDPNIIFDEETFESIKIVADLACHCTMREPYQRPDMAYAVNVLSSLAEIWKPTDVNSDDDYRIDLETPLPEVLKKWQESAESSQMDETTNFPNFENSQSSIATRPRGFAETFSSANAR, encoded by the exons ATGCCAGTTGCCACCTTCCTTTCCTTCCGAATCCCCGACGGCCTTAACCCTCTCCGTCCATCGCATTCGAAACCCTCAATTCCCCTCCCCTTCCAACCCCGATCTCCGTTCCCATCGCCACTCTTCCTCCTTCCCACGATGGAGACGCAGCCTCGCTTTCTCTGCCGCCACCAGCACCACAACCACCCCTCCGTCCTGCTCGTTCTCATCGCCGCCGTCCTCCTCTCCGCCGCCCGTTTTACGGCGGCCCAAACCGACGCCACCGACACGGCCATAATGCGGACCCTCGCCAAGGctctcgatccatccggcaagcTCAACTGGTCGGCCTCCACCGACCCCTGCACCAGCTGGGACGGCGTCCGCTGCTCTGGCGGCCGCGTCACCGACGTCCTAGTCAGCCACCGTGGGATCTCTGGCTCCCTCCCGCCGGACATACGCAACCTCTCCGCCCTCGTCCGCCTCGAGGTCATGATCAACAACCTATCCGGTCCTCTCCCCTCCCTTGCCGGCCTCGGCGCCCTTACCACCGTATTCCTGGCCAACAATAGCTTCTCCTCCATCCCGGACGACTTCTTCTCCGGCCTCAACTCCCTCACCAACGTCTACCTCGACACCAACCCCTTCGCCGCCTGGACGATCCCATCATCCCTCCGCGCCGCCTCCGGCCTCGTCAACTTCTCCGCCAATGGCGTCAATCTCACCGGCACCATCCCGGACTTCCTCGGCACCGACTTCCCCAGTTTTTACCACCTTGCTCTCGCCGGCAATAACCTCACGGGCTCGATTCCATCGAGCTTTGCCGCCTCCCCGCTCAACTCCCTCTGGGTCAACAACCAGAAGGGAGGCGGCCTCTCGGGCCGCATCGATGTCGTCCAGAACATGACAAATCTCAAGCAGCTCTTTCTCATGTCCAATTCCTTCACCGGCCCGATTCCCGATCTCTCCCGCCTCGAAAACCTCTATGATTTGGATCTCCGGGACAACCAGCTCACCGGCCCCGTGCCGAGCTCGCTGACTTCGCTCAAATCTCTTAGGAGCGTCGTCTTGACCAACAATCTGCTTCAAGGGCAGGTGCCCGTCTTCCCCAGTTCGGTGAAGGTCGAGCTCGATCCAACTACGGAGAGATTCTGCCTCACGGACGGCTCCGCCTGCGATCCCCGGGTGAACGTTTTGCTCTCCATTGCCAAGTCCGTTTACTATCCAACGTACCTGGCCAACAACTGGAAAGGGAACGATCCATGCAATGGTTTTGCGGGCATTACGTGCGATCCCAGTGGTAACATCACCTCCGTCGTGTTGCAGAAATTGGATTTGAATGGTACGATCTCGCCGGATTTCCAGTTGCTCCCTAAGCTGCAGAAGCTGGTGCTCTCCGGTAATCATCTCAATGGCAGTATCCCGTCGGAGCTTACCAATTTGAAGTATCTCCAGCTATTGGATGTTTCTAATAATGCACTCTGGGGGAAGGTTCCAAGTTTTGGAGGCAATGTTTCGGTGAACACGGATGGGAACTCAAATATTGGAAAAGATGCTGGGAATGGTGGCAATCCAGGTACGGATTCTCCAGATTCTAGGAGTGCTGAtaatggtggaaggaagaagtccATAGGAGTTATCGTGAGCTCCATCGTTGGTGCAATATGTGGCGCTCTCCTCATCGGCTATTTGGGAAGAAAACTTTTCTGTTGGAGGAGAAAGAAGCAGATTAAAGTTCAGAAGACCGATAACATGGTGATACACCAAAAGAATTCCGGTTCTGATACTGAGTTGTTGAAGGCCGCAGCTACGAGCATTGCAAATGGGACAGATAGCGGACCCAATATTATAGCGGAGCCAGGGAGCATGGTTGTTTCGATACAATTATTAAGGGAGGTTACAGACAACTTTAGTGAGGATAATATCTTGGGTCGTGGAGGGTTTGGGACAGTCTATAAAGGGGAGCTCCATGATGGCTCCATGATTGCAGTGAAGCGAATGGAGACCGGAGCAATGGGATCGAAGGGTCTGAATGAGTTTAAGTCAGAAATCTCGGTCCTTACAAAGGTCCGGCATCGGCATCTGGTCTCCCTTCTTGGCTATTGCTTAGAAGAAAATGAGAGGATTTTGGTTTATGAGCACATGCCTCAGGGTACACTCAGTCACCatctttttgattggttgaaattGCAATTGAAGCCACTGGAATGGAAAAAGAGACTGACCATTGCCTTGGATGTGGCACGCGGTGTAGAGTACCTACATAGTCTGGCTAATCAAACCTTCATACATAGAGATCTGAAGCCCTCTAACATTCTGCTTGGAGATAATATGAGAGCTAAGGTTGCTGATTTTGGATTGGTTCGACTTGTACCAGAAGATAACCATTCTATTGAAACACGGCTTGCTGGAACTTTTGGATACCTTGCCCCAGAGTATGCAG TGATGGGGCGTGTAACCACCAAAGCAGATATTTTTAGCTTTGGAGTGATACTCATGGAGCTGATTACAGGTAAGAAAGCAATTGATACTACCCAGCCAGAGGAGAGCATGCATTTGGCGACTTGGTTCCGGAGGATGCACCTCAACAAGGATGCCTTCCAAAAGGCCATTGACCCAAATATCATTTTTGATGAGGAGACCTTTGAGAGCATAAAGATAGTTGCTGACTTGGCTTGCCATTGCACTATGCGAGAACCCTATCAGAGGCCTGACATGGCATATGCTGTCAATGTCCTGTCCTCGCTTGCTGAAATTTGGAAGCCGACCGATGTTAACTCTGATGATGATTATAGGATCGACCTTGAAACTCCATTACCAGAAGTGCTTAAGAAGTGGCAGGAATCTGCAGAAAGTAGCCAAATGGATGAAACTACCAATTTTCCTAATTTTGAGAACTCCCAAAGTAGCATTGCTACAAGACCCAGAGGCTTTGCAGAAACCTTTAGCTCAGCAAATGCAAGGTAG